The window TGCTGCTGGCTGAAGCCTATCGTGAATCGGAAGAGGTTCGCGGTGACGGTGACGCCCAGGCTGCTGCGATCTACTCCAAGGCCTACGGCCAGGATCAGGAGTTCTACGCGTTCTACCGTAGCCTGCGTGCCTACCGTGAAAGCTTCGCGAACAAATCCGACGTCATGGTCCTCGACCCAAGCAGTGACTTCTTCCACTACCTGGAAAAAGCCAAGCCTTGATACGACGTTGACCTGAATCATCCCGCCGGGCGGCTAAAACCTCTGGCGGGGTGATCCTTTGGGAAAACGTGTGTATGATGCGGCAGCCGGGAAATTCCCGGCTTTTTTGCGTCTGCACGTTTGATTGCTGTTTTTAAGCAGATGCCGGGCTGAAAGGCTCGACAGGATTTTCGAGGAAAGTGGTTGGCGAAGCCGGTAAAAGGCTTTTCGCTCCGTCGCTCATGCGCGTGGTTTGCGCATGAGCCGATCATTTTCTGCTTCACTCAAGGCTCGGCCGAGGGCTGGCCGCCCGGATATAGGGGAAGGCGTAATGGCAACGGTAGACCGCTGGCTGCTGCCAGATGGCATCGAAGAAGTACTGCCACCAGAAGCTGCGCGTATTGAAGTCGCGCGTCGTCAGGTGTTGGATCTGTTCCAGAGCTGGGGTTACGAGTTTGTCGTGACTCCCCATATCGAGTACCTGGAATCCCTGCTGACCGGCGCGGGCTCCGACCTCGATCTGCGTACCTTCAAGGTCATCGACCCGCAGACGGGCCGGCAGATGGGTTTCCGCGCCGACATCACGCCGCAGGTGGCGCGCATCGATGCACATACCCTGCGTCGCGAAGGTCCAAGCCGTCTGTGCTATGCCGGCAGCGTGCTGCATGCTCAGCCACGTGCCTTGTCGTCCTCGCGCAGCCCGATCCAGTTGGGCGCCGAGTTGTACGGCGATGGCAGCCCGAGCAGCGACGTTGAAGTCATCAGCCTGATGCTGGCCATGCTGCAACTGGCCGACGTGCCGGATGTGCACATGGACCTCGGCCATGTAGGCATTTACCGCGGGCTGGCCCGTGCTGCCGGTTTGTCCGGTGAGGTCGAGCAGCAGTTGTTCGATGCGTTGCAACGTAAAGCCATCGACGAGGTCATTACCTTGACCGAAGGCTTGCCTGCCGATCTGTCGGACATGCTGCGCGCGTTGGTCGACCTGTGTGGCGGCCGTGAAGTGCTGGCGGCTGCGCGTGAGCGTCTGGCCAAGGCTCCGGCCCCGGTTCTGGCGGCACTGGATGACTTGCTGGCGATTGCCGAGCGTCTGTCCGTGCGTTTCCCGGAGTTGCCGCTGTACTTCGACCTGGGCGAGTTGCGCGGTTACCACTACCACACCGGTGTGGTGTTCGCGGTGTTCGTGCCGGGCGTTGGCCAGTCCATTGCCCAGGGCGGTCGTTATGACGATATCGGCGCTGACTTCGGTCGCGCTCGTCCGGCAACCGGTTTCTCTACCGATTTGAAAACCCTGGTGACCCTGGGGCGTGCTGAGATCGAGCTACCGTCTGGCGGTATCTGGATGCCTGACAGTACGGATGCGGCACTCTGGCAGCAGGTTTGCCAGTTGCGCAGTGAGGGTCAGCGTGTCGTCCAGGCATTGCCTGGACAACCTTTGGCCGCCGCCCGTGAAGCGGACTGCGACCGGCAATTGATCCAGCAGAACGGGCTTTGGCAAGTATCGCCACTGGCTTCTTGAGTTTTCC of the Pseudomonas sp. MAG733B genome contains:
- a CDS encoding ATP phosphoribosyltransferase regulatory subunit, with translation MATVDRWLLPDGIEEVLPPEAARIEVARRQVLDLFQSWGYEFVVTPHIEYLESLLTGAGSDLDLRTFKVIDPQTGRQMGFRADITPQVARIDAHTLRREGPSRLCYAGSVLHAQPRALSSSRSPIQLGAELYGDGSPSSDVEVISLMLAMLQLADVPDVHMDLGHVGIYRGLARAAGLSGEVEQQLFDALQRKAIDEVITLTEGLPADLSDMLRALVDLCGGREVLAAARERLAKAPAPVLAALDDLLAIAERLSVRFPELPLYFDLGELRGYHYHTGVVFAVFVPGVGQSIAQGGRYDDIGADFGRARPATGFSTDLKTLVTLGRAEIELPSGGIWMPDSTDAALWQQVCQLRSEGQRVVQALPGQPLAAAREADCDRQLIQQNGLWQVSPLAS